Sequence from the Erythrobacter insulae genome:
CCCGCGCAAACTCGACCGTTTCTTCGAGTGCAAAGCCCGCCTTGCCAGCATGGTGTCCGTGGTCAATCCGGCCCGATTCTACCATCAGGTAATAGCCATTGGGATCCGATTTGATCCGTGTGATCGCTTGCGCGGTCATTTCAGTAAGAGTGGGTTCGCTCTGACCTTTGCCGTCCATCCGCTCGGCCATGTAAGTCATATGGCTTGGCGAAAAGACGCCTAGCAATGGTTTGTCCATCGGCGCCGCGTTCATCGCGTCCGAACTGCGCACAAAGGTGCCTCCGGTGCGTGTCATCCAGTCAGCAGGCAGGTTTGCGTCTGCATTGAGCCTGCGCCCGGTATCATCGGTGCCTTCGCCATAAAATGAACCGAGCCCGCCGCCCAGCGCAACGTCCCAATCGGCTTCGATCAGCTGGGTTGCAATGTCCTTGCACCCTTTACCGCGCTCGTCTTCGGGAATGGCCGCATCTGCTTCCCAATTGCGATCCGCGCTGCGGGCATAGACGCTGGCAGGGGTCGCATGGGTAATGCGAGCGGTCGAAACGATACCAAGCGCAAGGCCTTTATCTTTGGCCTCTTCACCCAGCAGCGGCAGCGGGTTTGCAAGGCCGGATGCGCAATCACCGCGGACGGTGCCGGTCCCAACGCCAAGCAGGCCGATATTGGTTTTCGCACCGGAATGCATCGCTGTTGCTGTGCCCGCGCTATCCGGAACCTGAGCATTGCTATTGTATGTTTTAACCAACGCAACATTTTCGAACTTTTCAAAACTAAGCAGGTTTTCCTCGCCAGTCTCACCCCTTTTTTGACCTTCGTAAATGCGCGCCGCCGTGATGGTCGATATGCCCATCCCGTCGCCGATAAACAGGATCACATTCTTGGCCTTTGCCGGTGCCTCGGGCG
This genomic interval carries:
- a CDS encoding alkaline phosphatase, which codes for MIRTRLFTAALLATTLPIAACTPPEGTYAMQSVGSVAPEAPAKAKNVILFIGDGMGISTITAARIYEGQKRGETGEENLLSFEKFENVALVKTYNSNAQVPDSAGTATAMHSGAKTNIGLLGVGTGTVRGDCASGLANPLPLLGEEAKDKGLALGIVSTARITHATPASVYARSADRNWEADAAIPEDERGKGCKDIATQLIEADWDVALGGGLGSFYGEGTDDTGRRLNADANLPADWMTRTGGTFVRSSDAMNAAPMDKPLLGVFSPSHMTYMAERMDGKGQSEPTLTEMTAQAITRIKSDPNGYYLMVESGRIDHGHHAGKAGFALEETVEFARAIQYAVDNTDPEETLILVTADHSHVFTIAGYPRRGNDILGLVVPPEGGGDEVAEVSKAADGKPYTTLGYANGPGAIANLAERPIPETGINAQQQAAIPTDSETHAGEDVALYATGPGSDKARGVIEQNVIYDIIRKAFGWE